One window of the Equus caballus isolate H_3958 breed thoroughbred chromosome 2, TB-T2T, whole genome shotgun sequence genome contains the following:
- the SLC25A37 gene encoding mitoferrin-1 isoform X2, with protein MTPMWQTRMQSLNPDPKAQYTNVYGALKKITRTEGFWRPLRGLNVMVVGAGPAHAMYFACYENMKRTLNDVFRHQGNSHLANGIAGSMATLLHDAVMNPAEVVKQRMQMYNSPHRSALSCIRTVWRTEGWGAFYRSYSTQLTMNIPFQSIHFITYEFLQEQVNPHRVYNPQSHIISGGLAGALAAAATTPLDVCKTLLNTQENMALNLANISGRLSGMANAFRTVYRLNGLPGYFKGMRARVIHQMPSTAISWSVYEFFKYFLTKRKLENRTPY; from the exons ACACGAATGCAGAGTCTGAATCCAGATCCCAAAGCCCAGTACACGAATGTCTATGGAGCCCTCAAGAAGATCACGCGGACCGAAGGCTTCTGGAGGCCCTTGCGAGGCCTCAACGTGATGGTGGTGGGTGCAGGCCCGGCCCACGCCATGTATTTTGCCTGCTATGAAAACATGAAAAGGACTTTAAATGACGTTTTCCGCCACCAAGGAAACAGCCACCTAGCCAACG GGATAGCTGGGAGTATGGCCACCCTGCTCCACGATGCAGTAATGAATCCAGCAGAAG TCGTGAAGCAGCGCATGCAGATGTACAACTCGCCGCACCGGTCGGCCCTCAGCTGCATCCGGACGGTGTGGAGGACTGAGGGCTGGGGGGCCTTCTACCGGAGTTACAGCACGCAGCTGACCATGAACATTCCCTTCCAGTCCATCCACTTCATCACCTACGAGTTCCTGCAGGAGCAGGTCAACCCTCACCGGGTCTACAACCCGCAGTCCCACATCATCTCAGGTGGGCTGGCCGGGGCCCTTGCCGCGGCCGCCACCACCCCGCTGGACGTCTGTAAGACCCTCCTCAACACTCAGGAGAACATGGCCCTCAACCTGGCCAACATCAGCGGCCGGCTGTCGGGCATGGCCAACGCTTTCCGCACGGTGTACCGGCTCAACGGCCTGCCCGGCTACTTCAAAGGCATGCGAGCGCGTGTCATCCACCAGATGCCCTCCACGGCCATCTCCTGGTCGGTCTATGAGTTTTTTAAGTACTTCCTCACCAAGCGCAAGCTGGAGAATCGAACTCCATACTAA
- the SLC25A37 gene encoding mitoferrin-1 isoform X3: MQSLNPDPKAQYTNVYGALKKITRTEGFWRPLRGLNVMVVGAGPAHAMYFACYENMKRTLNDVFRHQGNSHLANGIAGSMATLLHDAVMNPAEVVKQRMQMYNSPHRSALSCIRTVWRTEGWGAFYRSYSTQLTMNIPFQSIHFITYEFLQEQVNPHRVYNPQSHIISGGLAGALAAAATTPLDVCKTLLNTQENMALNLANISGRLSGMANAFRTVYRLNGLPGYFKGMRARVIHQMPSTAISWSVYEFFKYFLTKRKLENRTPY; the protein is encoded by the exons ATGCAGAGTCTGAATCCAGATCCCAAAGCCCAGTACACGAATGTCTATGGAGCCCTCAAGAAGATCACGCGGACCGAAGGCTTCTGGAGGCCCTTGCGAGGCCTCAACGTGATGGTGGTGGGTGCAGGCCCGGCCCACGCCATGTATTTTGCCTGCTATGAAAACATGAAAAGGACTTTAAATGACGTTTTCCGCCACCAAGGAAACAGCCACCTAGCCAACG GGATAGCTGGGAGTATGGCCACCCTGCTCCACGATGCAGTAATGAATCCAGCAGAAG TCGTGAAGCAGCGCATGCAGATGTACAACTCGCCGCACCGGTCGGCCCTCAGCTGCATCCGGACGGTGTGGAGGACTGAGGGCTGGGGGGCCTTCTACCGGAGTTACAGCACGCAGCTGACCATGAACATTCCCTTCCAGTCCATCCACTTCATCACCTACGAGTTCCTGCAGGAGCAGGTCAACCCTCACCGGGTCTACAACCCGCAGTCCCACATCATCTCAGGTGGGCTGGCCGGGGCCCTTGCCGCGGCCGCCACCACCCCGCTGGACGTCTGTAAGACCCTCCTCAACACTCAGGAGAACATGGCCCTCAACCTGGCCAACATCAGCGGCCGGCTGTCGGGCATGGCCAACGCTTTCCGCACGGTGTACCGGCTCAACGGCCTGCCCGGCTACTTCAAAGGCATGCGAGCGCGTGTCATCCACCAGATGCCCTCCACGGCCATCTCCTGGTCGGTCTATGAGTTTTTTAAGTACTTCCTCACCAAGCGCAAGCTGGAGAATCGAACTCCATACTAA
- the SLC25A37 gene encoding mitoferrin-1 isoform X4: protein MATLLHDAVMNPAEVVKQRMQMYNSPHRSALSCIRTVWRTEGWGAFYRSYSTQLTMNIPFQSIHFITYEFLQEQVNPHRVYNPQSHIISGGLAGALAAAATTPLDVCKTLLNTQENMALNLANISGRLSGMANAFRTVYRLNGLPGYFKGMRARVIHQMPSTAISWSVYEFFKYFLTKRKLENRTPY from the exons ATGGCCACCCTGCTCCACGATGCAGTAATGAATCCAGCAGAAG TCGTGAAGCAGCGCATGCAGATGTACAACTCGCCGCACCGGTCGGCCCTCAGCTGCATCCGGACGGTGTGGAGGACTGAGGGCTGGGGGGCCTTCTACCGGAGTTACAGCACGCAGCTGACCATGAACATTCCCTTCCAGTCCATCCACTTCATCACCTACGAGTTCCTGCAGGAGCAGGTCAACCCTCACCGGGTCTACAACCCGCAGTCCCACATCATCTCAGGTGGGCTGGCCGGGGCCCTTGCCGCGGCCGCCACCACCCCGCTGGACGTCTGTAAGACCCTCCTCAACACTCAGGAGAACATGGCCCTCAACCTGGCCAACATCAGCGGCCGGCTGTCGGGCATGGCCAACGCTTTCCGCACGGTGTACCGGCTCAACGGCCTGCCCGGCTACTTCAAAGGCATGCGAGCGCGTGTCATCCACCAGATGCCCTCCACGGCCATCTCCTGGTCGGTCTATGAGTTTTTTAAGTACTTCCTCACCAAGCGCAAGCTGGAGAATCGAACTCCATACTAA